Proteins from a single region of Desulfobacter postgatei 2ac9:
- a CDS encoding urocanate hydratase produces MSNPPAPSMTICLPDTLPPEKQFRPGVRRAPDRGFRLTRSQTAVALKNALRYIPATLHDELIPEFLEELRTRGRIYGYRFRPQGHIRAKPIHDYKGRCVAGKALQVMIDNNLDFDVALYPYELVTYGETGAVCQNWMQYQLIKRYLAALTDHQTMVMQSGHPLGLFASAPDNPRVIITNGLLVGLYDNPEDWEIAVQMGVSSYGQMTAGGWMYIGPQGIVHGTYNTLLNAGRQMCGVPADGNLAGLLFVSSGLGGMSGAQPKAAKIAGAVSIIAEVDSSRVLTRHEQGWVDVVSDDLETVYRRAKSAVKAKENTSIAFHGNIVDLLDFLIKKNLTVDLLSDQTSCHVVYDGGYCPVGLTFEARTELLAKDRTRFKRLVDDSLKRHYELIQKLTANGTYFFDYGNAFLKAVFDAGVSGVSKNGVDAKDGFVYPSYFEDIMGPIFDYGYGPFRWVCLSGNPEDLDKTDAAAMSCINPDRRSYDRDNYVWIRDAKQNRLVVGSLARILYQDAEGRVSIALKFNKMVRTGEVCAPIMLGRDHHDPGGTDSPFRETANIHDGSNVCADMATHCFAGNAARGMSMVALHNGGGTGIGKAVNGGFGLVLDGSERVDSIIKSAILWDVMGGVARRNWAGNPNAREVAIAYNTQNPNGDQITIPHPADEAKIAAAVNKLFE; encoded by the coding sequence ATGAGCAATCCGCCTGCCCCGTCTATGACCATCTGCCTGCCGGATACCCTTCCGCCTGAAAAACAATTTCGTCCGGGCGTCCGCAGGGCACCTGACAGAGGGTTTCGCCTGACCCGGTCACAAACCGCTGTGGCCCTGAAAAATGCTCTGCGCTATATCCCTGCAACGCTTCATGATGAACTTATTCCTGAATTTTTAGAAGAACTTCGGACCCGGGGCCGGATTTATGGCTACCGCTTTCGTCCCCAGGGGCATATCAGGGCAAAGCCCATTCATGACTACAAGGGAAGGTGTGTGGCCGGCAAAGCACTCCAGGTGATGATCGACAACAACCTTGATTTTGATGTGGCGTTGTATCCTTATGAACTGGTGACCTACGGGGAGACCGGCGCGGTGTGCCAGAACTGGATGCAGTATCAGCTGATCAAACGCTACCTTGCGGCGCTCACCGACCACCAGACCATGGTGATGCAGTCCGGGCACCCGCTGGGGCTCTTTGCCTCGGCACCGGACAACCCCAGGGTTATCATCACCAACGGGCTTCTGGTGGGGCTTTACGACAACCCGGAGGACTGGGAGATTGCCGTGCAGATGGGGGTCTCCTCCTACGGCCAGATGACGGCCGGCGGCTGGATGTACATCGGCCCCCAGGGGATTGTCCACGGCACCTACAACACACTTCTCAATGCCGGACGACAGATGTGCGGGGTGCCGGCGGACGGGAATCTGGCAGGACTGCTCTTTGTGTCATCCGGACTTGGGGGCATGAGCGGGGCCCAGCCCAAGGCGGCTAAAATTGCAGGGGCGGTCTCCATCATCGCAGAGGTGGATTCCTCCAGGGTGTTAACCCGGCATGAACAGGGCTGGGTGGATGTGGTTTCCGATGACCTGGAAACGGTTTACCGGAGAGCCAAATCCGCTGTAAAAGCAAAGGAAAACACCTCCATTGCGTTTCACGGCAACATCGTGGACCTGCTCGACTTTTTGATCAAAAAAAATTTGACCGTGGATCTGTTGTCCGATCAAACCTCATGCCATGTGGTGTATGATGGCGGATACTGTCCGGTGGGCCTGACGTTCGAGGCGCGCACCGAACTTTTGGCCAAAGACAGGACCCGGTTCAAGCGCCTGGTGGATGACAGCCTGAAGCGGCATTATGAACTGATTCAAAAACTCACGGCTAACGGCACCTATTTCTTTGACTATGGCAATGCTTTCTTAAAAGCGGTGTTTGATGCCGGTGTCAGCGGCGTGTCCAAAAATGGTGTGGATGCCAAGGACGGATTTGTTTACCCCTCCTATTTTGAAGATATCATGGGACCGATTTTCGATTACGGGTACGGCCCCTTTCGCTGGGTATGCCTTTCCGGCAATCCCGAAGATCTGGATAAAACCGATGCCGCGGCCATGTCCTGCATTAATCCGGACCGCCGGTCCTATGACCGGGACAATTACGTGTGGATCAGGGATGCCAAACAAAACAGACTGGTGGTAGGCTCCCTGGCCCGGATTTTATACCAGGATGCGGAAGGCAGGGTATCCATTGCCCTGAAATTCAATAAAATGGTCCGAACCGGTGAAGTCTGCGCCCCGATCATGCTGGGCCGGGACCACCATGACCCCGGCGGCACAGATTCCCCGTTCAGGGAAACCGCCAATATCCATGACGGTTCCAATGTGTGCGCCGACATGGCCACCCACTGCTTTGCCGGCAATGCCGCCAGGGGCATGAGCATGGTGGCACTGCATAACGGCGGGGGCACCGGCATCGGCAAGGCCGTGAACGGCGGGTTCGGCCTGGTACTCGACGGCAGCGAACGCGTGGATTCAATCATCAAATCCGCCATACTCTGGGATGTCATGGGCGGGGTGGCCCGAAGGAACTGGGCCGGCAATCCCAACGCAAGGGAGGTTGCCATTGCCTACAATACCCAAAACCCCAATGGCGACCAGATCACCATCCCCCACCCGGCGGACGAGGCAAAGATTGCGGCTGCAGTGAATAAACTGTTTGAATAA